A window of the Cannabis sativa cultivar Pink pepper isolate KNU-18-1 chromosome X, ASM2916894v1, whole genome shotgun sequence genome harbors these coding sequences:
- the LOC133031763 gene encoding uncharacterized protein LOC133031763: MELMSSGSQSAGDDRDFKMVTYVKGLYALNDAFADPVSTEIEAKFDSWIGEGLLKHPRHYNCYEDGAKKFTPGFRLGVDYVEDKTWFYHLATCDMFMNDSHMNTIFYYLRKKGKYSSAVTLNFATTDCLFDDSIQALYHKFNKAKSMKTKMSHIHAAHPIAHYIRGMRIPCSKPWYEADHVLFIINLRRESHWVFGRLDVHERTLFLYNSLRTAKMNAAARNAMKAYSVLLHLFFDLLGFWKNRAQVPASVSDPTAPFRIVELSGLASQQKNDCGAYVAAFAEFFIHGKDVPADFDIEVYRTRLASLFYSYGQRKIDESIDSEDEKQTKSSKASKLKK; encoded by the exons ATGGAGCTTATGTCCTCAGGTTCTCAGTCTGCTGGGGATGATAGGGATTTCAAAATGGTGACTTATGTGAAGGGCCTTTATGCTCTTAATGATGCTTTTGCTGATCCCGTATCTACCGAGATTGAGGCAAAATTTGACTCTTGGATTGGTGAAGGATTGCTTAAACATCCCAG gcattataattgttatgaagacggcgcaaagaaatttaccccgggttttaggctaggtgttgattatgttgaGGATAAAACTTGGTTTTACCATTTGGCCACATGCGACATGTTTATGAACGACTCG catatgaacaccatattctattaccttcggAAAAAAGGTAAGTATTCTTCCGCTGTGACGTTGAATTTCGCAACCACTGATTGTCTTTTTGATGATTCCATCCAAGCATTGTACCACAAATTTAACAAGGCCAAGTCAATGAAGACTAAGATGTCACACATTCACGCTGCCCACCCAATTGCGCATTACATCCGAGGTATGCGCATTCCCTGTTCCAAGCCTTGGTATGAAGCCGATCACGTGCTTTTCATCATCAATTTAAGAAGGGAAAGTCATTGGGTTTTTGGGCGTCTTGACGTGCACGAAAGGACGTTATTTCTGTACAATTCTTTGAGAACCGCGAAGATGAATGCCGCAGCTAGGAATGCGATGAAGGCTTATTCCGTGTTGCTGCATTTGTTTTTCGATTTACTTGGGTTCTGGAAGAATAGAGCACAAGTTCCTGCCTCAGTTTCTGACCCTACAGCTCCATTCAGAATCGTGGAGCTTAGTGGTCTTGCGTCTCAGCAGAAGAA TGATTGTGGAGCATATGTTGCTGCCTTTGCTGAATTCTTTATACACGGAAAGGATGTCCCTGCAGACTTTGACATCGAAGTTTATCGAACCCGACTTGCTTCACTTTTCTACTCGTACGGACAAAGGAAAATTGACGAAAGTATTGACAGCGAGGATGAGAAGCAAACCAAGTCTTCTAAGGCATCTAAATTGAAGAAATAG
- the LOC133032317 gene encoding uncharacterized protein LOC133032317 produces the protein MAITRSSSSHSPVLKKKSKMGKKSLANKSKGKRPINDDFDSDFEAPMPKRVRPHSSKKSKLNLEEPTLPEISGKKFQKSITHAEDRTEVWDCKFSPSDFYRSKCVCTSVYSVINNIKNTLSVNLLSLFRQTQFGHFLDMPEFVFHPQVVHSLLLREVLQPNPKEFWAKVAGRCIRFSAEEFYLISGLDCFGDCNKLLFSQETNQLVETCFRGVKTIDNKAIEDAFLGSRWGLDESIGLKMAVLYFIQCFLLSNTPDKEVSRFVLDVVDSGRWDEYCWGRESFELTIDSFKGRIEHGIIMKNRKAEKGGQYDGWYRALGCPWVFTVWFYECCPAMVNSFCKRVSSSIPRILNWSNTIVTKNPTLRDLKGKIFDLPLEKLKIKNMRPTDEERQQLQLDGLFLDESIDERGVAKQSFEGGSSSKKSDSADIDWMKSKLEMLSSNQSSLAEDFISLRCFVDFNFKSVMTVIKDIQEKVNAIHRRPSDEGKSSDELVTQDSDDDPDDDDDDDDAEDDEKQLPDPENIDSDSDDGGELVKVGGDADDADKAVTAVPSADVNPSEDVGGSDKNVKDVEKPKGDESRLKGDDFFDGLSQLVIDDDQVVLAGLEKFVAKINVPAPNPDVVGEKGSVLRP, from the exons ATGGCAATCACTCGGTCATCTTCATCCCATTCTCCAgttctcaaaaaaaaatcaaaaatgggcAAGAAATCTTTGGCCAACAAATCCAAGGGTAAACGCCCAATCAATGATGAttttgattctgattttgaagCTCCCATGCCGAAGCGTGTGAGACCCCATTCTTCGAAGAAATCGAAGCTGAACTTGGAGGAGCCCACGCTTCCAGAAATTTCtgggaaaaaatttcaaaaatctatTACACATGCTGAAGATCGGACTGAG GTTTGGGACTGTAAATTTAGTCCTTCTGATTTTTACAGATCTAAGTGTGTGTGCACCAGTGTGTATTCTgtgataaataatattaaaaacactTTATCTGTTAATTTGCTTTCTTTGTTTCGTCAAACTCAGTTTGGGCATTTTCTGGATATGCCTGAGTTTGTTTTTCACCCACAAGTCGTTCATAGTTTATTACTAAGGGAAGTTTTACAGCCTAATCCTAAGGAGTTTTGGGCTAAGGTTGCTGGCCGTTGCATACGGTTTAGTGCCGAAGAATTTTACCTTATTTCTGGTTTAGATTGTTTCGGTGATtgcaacaagttgttgttttcacaggaaacaaatcaattggtagaaacatgtttccgtggtgtaaaaactattgacaacaaagccatcgaggatgcttttttgggtagtcggtggggtttggatgagtctattggtttgaaaatggctgttttgtatttcattcagtgttttcttcttagcaatACTCCTGACAAAGAAGTGTCTAGGTTTGTTCTAGATGTAGTTGATAGCGGTCGGTGGGAtgagtattgttggggtagggaATCATTTGAATTGACAATTGACTCATTCAAAGGTAGGATTGAGCATGGGatcattatgaaaaatagaaaggcagagaagggaggccaatatgatggctggtatagggcattgggatgtccttgggtttttactgtttggttttatgaatgCTGTCCTGCAATGGTGAACTCTTTCTGTAAGAGAGTTTCATCTTCTATTCCCAGGATTCTGAACTGGAGCAACACCAtcgtcaccaaaaatccaacccTTCGAGACTTGAAGGGCAAGATTTTTGATTTACCTTTGGAGAAG TTGAAGATAAAAAACATGCGTCCTACTGATGAAGAGAGGCAGCAGCTTCAACTTGACGGTCTATTTCTCGatgaatctattgatgaacGTGGTGTAGCGAAGCAATCCTTCGAGGGTGGCTCATCTTCAAAGAAGTCTGATTCAGCAGATATTGATTGGATGAAATCTAAGCTGGAGATGCTCAGTTCGAATCAATCATCATTGGCCGAGGACTTCATTTCGttgaggtgttttgttgattttaatttcaaatccgtaatgactgtaattaaggatatccaagagaaggttaatgccattcatcgtcgtccttctgacgag ggaaagtcatcggatgaattagtaactcaagattctgatgatgatcctgatgatgatgatgatgatgatgatgccgaggatgatgagaagcaattgcctgatccagaaaatattgattccgactccgacgatggtggtgagttggttaaagttggTGGGGATGCTGATGATGCTGACAAGGCTGTTACTGCTGTCCCTTCTGCTGATGTGAATCCTTCTGAGGATGTTGGAGGGAGTGATAAAAATGTTAAGGATGTTGAGAAGCCGAAGGGCGATGAGTCTCGATTGAAGGGGGACGATTTCTTTGATGGGTTGAGCCAGCTTGTAATAGATGATGATCAAGTTGTGTTGGCTGGCTTGGAGAAATTTGTTGCTAAAATCAAT gtCCCCGCACCCAATCCAGATGTTGTTGGTGAAAA AGGAAGCGTGCTCCGGCCTTGA